GCAGAGGCGGCAGGAGCCGAAGGGTTCCAGGCTGTCCGTCGCGCACAGCTTCGGCACGGTGATGCCGGCGTCCATCGCGGCGCGCATCACGGAGGTGCCTTCGGGAACGGTGATGCTGCGGCCGTCGATCTCCAGCGTCACCAGGGTCTCGGAGACGCGGGCCGGTGTGCCGTAGTCGGTCTCGTGGATGAGGGTCATCTCGGGTGCTCCTGGGTCGCTCGTTATTCGGCGGCGATGTGGGTGACGCGGACGGCGTGCGTTTTCTTGCGGAAGTCTTCCGGGAAGTGCTTCACCGCGCTGCGCACCGGATAGGGCGTCATGCCGCCCATGGCGCAGAGCGAGCCGTCCACCATCACGTCGCAGAGGTCGGCGAGCAGTTCGAGGTTCGCATCGACATTCTTGCCGGCGATGATCTTGTCCAGCGTCTCCATGCCGCGGGTCGAGCCGATGCGGCAGGGCGTGCACTTGCCGCAGGATTCGGCGACGCAGAACTCCATGGCGAAGCGGGCCTGCTGGGCCATGTCGACGCTGTCGTCGAAGACGACGATGCCGCCATGGCCGACCATCGCTTCCTGGGCGGCGAAGGCCTCGTAATCCTTGGGCAGGTCGAACTGCGAGGGCGGCAGATAGGCGCCGAGCGGGCCGCCGACCTGCACGGCGCGGATCGGCCGGCCGGTGATGGTGCCGCCGCCGAAATCATAGAGCAGCTCGTGCAGGGTGATGCCGAAGGCCTTCTCGACGATGCCACCGTTCTTGATGTTGCCGGCGAGCTGGAAAGGCAGCGTCCCGCGCGAGCGGCCGACGCCGAAGTCGCGGTAATACTCGCCGCCCTTGTCGAGGATGATCGGCACCGAGCAGAGCGACAGCACGTTGTTGACCACGGTCGGCTTGCCGAACAGGCCTTCCAGCGCCGGCAGCGGGGGCTTCGCGCGCACCATGCCGCGCTTGCCCTCCAGGCTTTCCAGCATGGCGGTCTCTTCGCCGCAGATGTAGGCGCCGGCACCGACGCGGACGTCGAGGTGGAAGCTGCGGTTGGTGCCGTGGATGTTGTCGCCGAGCCAGCCCTCGTCATAGGCCAGCTTGATGGCATGGCGCAGGGTCGCCGTGGCGTGCGGGTATTCCGACCGCATGTAGACGTAGCCGGAGGTGGCGCCCACCGCGATGGCGGCGATGGTCATGCCCTCGATCAGACAGAAGGGGTCGCCTTCGATGATCATGCGGTCGGCGAAGGTGCCGCTGTCGCCCTCGTCGGCGTTGCAGCAGACGAACTTCTCGTCCGCCTTGGCTTGCATCACCGTGTTCCACTTGATGCCGGTGGGGAAGCCGGCGCCGCCGCGGCCGCGCAGGCCGCTGTCGGTCACCGCCTTGACGATCTCCGCCTGGGACATCGCCAGCGCGTTCTCAAGGCCCCGGAAGCCGCCATGGGCGCGGTAGTCCTCGACAGACAGCGGATCGATGATGCCGCAGCGGGCGAAGGTCAGCCGCTCCTGCTTCTTGAAATAGGGGATTTCCTCGGTCAGGCCGTGGCCCAGCGCATGCTCCCCACCGGTCAGAAAGCCGGCGTCGAACAGGCCGGGGACATCGGCCGCCGTGACCGGGCCGTAGGCGACGCGGCCTTCCGGGGTTTCGACCTCGACCAGCGGTTCCAGGTAGAGCATGCCGCGCGAGCCGTTGCGGACGATGCGCACCGGCATGTCGCGCTTGGCGGCTTCGGCCCGGATGGCGGCGGCCACGCCGTCGGCGCCGACCGACAGGGCGGCGGAATCGCGCGGGACGAAGACGGTGATCAGATGGCCGCTCATTGGGCGTGACCCTTATGGGAGTGGCTGACGGCGCGGGGGATCTGGTTGTGGGCCTGCGGGTTGGTCCGCGTCTCGGCCGCCAGCTCGTCGAAGCGGTCGGGCGAGACCCGGCCATGCAGGTTCTCGTCGATCATGACGGCGGGCGACAGGGCGCAGTTGCCCAGGCAGAAGACCGGTTCCAGCGTGAAGGCGCCGTCGGCGGTGGTGCCGTGGAAATCGACCTGGAGCCGCTTCTTGATGTGGTCGACCAGCGCGTTGGCGCCCATCGACTGGCAGGCCTCGGCGCGGCAGACCTTGATGATGTGGCGGCCCGGCTTTTCGCGGCGGAATTCGTGATAGAAGGACACCACGCCATGCACGTCGGCGCGCGAGAGGTTCAACTCCGTCGCCAGCAGGGGGATCGCCTCCTCGTCGATGTAGCCGAATTCTTCCTGCAGGGCGTGGAGGATCGGCAGCAGGGCGCCGCGCAGATGCCGATTGTCTTCGACAATCGTCATGGCGCGCTCAGCGCTCCACGGATGGCTTGCGTTCACGGGTATCCCTCCTTGCGATCGTCCGCGCCGCACTTGGGTTCTCCCCTTGGGTCGGCGTCGTTCTGGCTTGGCTCTGTTGGCTTTTTCCGGGAGTCTCTCAGCGCCCGGCACCATCAGAGTGGCGGAGGATACGGTATGCCAGCAAATTGTATTTTCCGATGGGGCGATAGCTTTTGGCTATCAAGAGCAGCCCGTCAGCGGATCGCCACCCGCCAGGGGATCATCGCCTCGGCGACGCCGATGGCAACGCGCTGGGCAATGTCGGCATCCGCGGCGGCGACCGCCAGAGCCTTGGCCAGCGGCGGCGGCGGGTCGCGGTCGGCATAGGCGAGGCCGACGACGTGGCTCAGTTCGGGGTCGACCAGCGGCAGGGCGACGATGTCCGGGTGCGGCGGCACGAAGGTCAGCAGCTGGCCGGGGACGATGCTGGCGCAGCTGCCGGCGCGGACGATGGTGTAGAGGGTGACGATGGAGTTGGTCTCCATCGCCGGCTGCACCGTCCGGCCGGTCATGCGGAAGGCGGTGTCGGCGATGCGGCGGTTCTGCATGTCCGGGGTCAGCAGGCAGAGCCGCAGTTCGGCCGCCGTTTCCCAGGCGACCGCTCCCTCGGCGATCAGCTCGTCGGACAGGTCGTCGCGACGGGCCAGCAGGTGGTAGCGCTCGGTGTAGAGCGGCAGGGTGCGGACGTTGTTCAGCGGTTCGTTGTCGAGATAGGTGATGGCGGCGTCGAGTTCGAATTCGTCGAGCCCGCGCTGGATCTCGCGCGAACTGAGCGAGACGACAGTGGAGCGGATGTGCGGGAAGCGGGTGGTGAAGGGCGTCAGCACATGGGGGACCACCGGCAGGGCCGAGGGAATGGCGCCGACCCGCAGATGGCCGGTGACGCCCTGGGCGAGCGCCAGCAGCTCGTGACGCAGGTTGTCGCGCTCGCCGACGATGCGGCGGGCGTATTCGAGCACCTTCATCCCCTCCGGCGTGAAGCCTTCGAACTTCTGGCCGCGCTCGACGATGGGGACCTGAAGCTCCTCCTCCAGCTGGCGGATGGCGTTGGAGAGGGTCGGCTGCGAGACGTGGCAGCTTTCCGCCGCGCGGCCGAAATGCTTCTCGCGCGCCAGGGCCAGCAGATAGACGAACTTCCGGAACATGATCAGACCGCCGGATCGAAGGGCGGGACCGGCAGGCCCGGCACATCGACCGTCATGGCGAACAGGCCGCCGGACTGCGGCAGGCGCTCCAGCTCGTCGGCGGGGCGGCCGGCGCTGGCGGTGGTGACGTAGAGGGTGCGCAGGTCGGCACCGCCGAAGGCCACCATGGTCGGGCAGCGCGCCGGCACCGGATGCTCCGACAGCAGCCGGCCTTCGGGGGAGAAGCGCGCGACCCGCCCGCCCTCGTAGAGCGCCGTCCAATAGCAGCCGTCGGCATCCACCGCTGCCCCGTCCGGCCGGCCGCGGTCGCCATCCTTCGGCTCCAGCCGGACAAAGACCTCGCCGTCCGAGACGGCACCGGTCGCCGGATCGTAGCGGTAGCGGCGCACGGTGAAGGTGGGCGTGTCGGCATGGTAGAGCGTCCGCCCGTCCGGGCTGAAGGCCAGCCCGTTGGAGGTCAGCAGCCCGCCGGCCAGCACCGCCAGCCCGCGCCGGTCATAGCGGTAGAGATGCGCCTTGCCGCCGGCCTTGGGCTCGTCCAGCGTGCCGGCCAGATAGCGGCCGGCGGGATCGGTCTTGCCGTCGTTGAAGCGGCTGGCGCCCTGGTCCTCCGGATTGGCGGCGAGACAGGCGACCGGTCTCCCCTCCCCATCCAGTTGCCACAGGCCGGAGCGCAGGCCGGCGATGAAGCCGCCGCCCTTGCGCGGGGCGACGCAGCCGATCTCCTCCGGCAGGGCCATCGCATGATTGGTCCCGCTGGCCGGATCGAAGCGGTTCAGCGCCCGGCCCTTGATGTCGACCCAATAGAGCGCCTGCTCCTCCACCGACCAGACCGGCCCCTCCCCCAGCCTGGCACGGGCGTCGAGCACACAGGTAAAGGCGGGGCCGGCGGTCATCGCGTGATCCTCGGGTATTCGAACGGACACGCAGGGTCGGACAGATCGGCGGCGCGATCAAGCATCCCGGTCGGAAAGTCCGGCGGGGCCGGTCAGGGTGGGGGTATCGGCGGCCTCATCGGGAGCGTGGAAGAGGGGTGGAACGGCGTGGAACAGGATGCGGCGGATGTCGCATCGGCCGGCGGAGCGGGCAGAGGGGAGGACCGGCGGCTTGCCGCCTGGAGGCCAGGCGGTCGAGGCCGTCGAACAGGCCGAGCCGTTCGGCCATCCAGCGGACGGTGGTGGGATCGCCGGAGGTGACCGCCCGGCCGAGCGAAATGCATTTCAACGCCCTGCCGCCCACAGAATGTTATCAATACAAATCTTGCAAAAAACTTTCATTCCCATGTATTCATAAAATTATATACACACATACATACACAGTTTAAATAAGATTTATCAAGTTTCATTTGATTGCAAAAATTCAAAAATGGTTTGTTCCAAGTAAATTTATTGTCTTCTACTATTTATATGTATTTACACCGTGTAAATGCTTACTTTCCACAAAAAGGAGCGGATCATGGGTATCGCAAGCGCGCTTGTTGAAGGATTTTTAACAATTGGCAAAATTGCACAAGCCGTTTCTTCGATAAAAAGCGGCGGACTCTATAAAGATGAATTATCAGGATCGATATTTACAGAAGAAATAAATAGCGACAAAGTAATTTTTGTCGGAAAATGGACTCCACAGACTGCTGTTTCCAGTGGTAATTTCTCTGTTGTAGCAATCAATACGTCTCATGAGACGACGTATAACATTGGATTTCCAAACGATCCAAATGGAAACTGCATTTCCTACCAACTAAAACCCCTTGAGAAATTCACAATAAACGAAATTCACAATGGGAGCTATCCAGCGTCGACAAACCTGTCAGTTTGCCCCGGGAAAATTGTCGGGCCTTTTTCAGCAGAACAGCCAAATGCAGCAGGAGTCGAGTCTGCCGCAATATCTTTTGCTTTGAAGGATTTAAAAGTGGGGGAGACAGTTACCGTTGGAGCTTTGGAAGTTTCACTTACAACGACGGGAATTATGATTCTAGCTCCATTTACCATTCTAGCACTTGCTGCGTATAGGTGGATCAGCAGCGATGGTATCAGTGTAAATTCCTCTTCTCCGAAAACTCCCTCGAATACACGCAAAAACCAGGAATTGACTGAGCGTGCATATGAGTTTGATCTTGGCTTCAAGGAGCGCTCCGTGAACATTGAGAAGTCAGGCGTAACTCTTTCTGCAGATATAACTCTCTCAGCTACACAGGAATCGTATGATTATTTTATTGCGAACAATAAATACAAAAGCGAACCCTTGGAAGAGGATGAAATCCGGTACGTTAAATTCCTAAATAACAGAAATCAATAGATACGCATTGCGCAGAAAACCCTTAGTTTGGGAGCTTTTTCTCGAAGCTCCCAAACTAAGGCAAGAGCCCGTTTGAAAGCTGCTTCAGCGATAAGAGTCTGTTTGACAACCGCTTCATTGACAGACTCGTTGAAGTAGCATGAGCACCTCCAAGAGCTGCATCATGCCGCTGGAGACGTCGGTATACGCTTCACAATCGCGAACCAGACGTCTCCAGCGTGTCATCCATCCGAAGGTCCGCTCGACGACCCAGCGTCGCCGCACGACCTTGACCCCTGGTTCGGTATCGGTTCGCCGAATCACCTCGACGGTGCAGTCGGGGAAATCGGCCTTGTCGATCAGCGTATCGATAACGTGCACTTCCGGCACAAAGCGGACGTAACCTGCAAAAGCCAACCCCACTCCACTACCCCCCACCCCCCATCGCCTCCACCGCCCGGCGCGAGGCGACGCAGCGGGCGATCTCGGTCAGCAGCAGCACGCGGTCGATGGGCTTGGGCACATGGCAGTCCATGCCGGCCTCGTAGCAGCGGGCGATGTCGTCGGGGAAGGTGTTGGCGGTCAGCGCCACGATGGCGACGCGGCCGGCCGGGCCGGGCATGGCGCGGATGGCGCGCGTCGCCTCCAGACCGTCCATCACCGGCATGTTCACGTCCATCAGGATCGCGTCGAACGGCTCGCGCCCATCCGCCGCCGCTGCCGCCGCAACCGCCTGCGCCCCGTCCTCCACCGCCGAGACGCTGTGGCCGGCCTGCTTCAGCAGGGTGACGGCCAGCAGGCGGTTCATCTCCACATCCTCCGCCACCAGAATGCGCAAGGAGCCCGGCGCCGATGCCGCGGGGCCGGGCGTTGCGGCGGACGGCAGGGCGGCCAGCGGGATTGAAGGCTCGGCAGGGGGCTCGGCGGCGGGCTCGGGCATGGCCTCAGGCGCGGCCTCGGGCACGGTCTCGGCGATGGGCGGCGGCGGCGGGGCGGACGGCTGCGGCGGGGCCAGGGGTGGGGCCGGGGGCGGAGACGGGACCAGCGGGTGCAGGCGGGCCAGACGGTCGCGCAGTTCCAGCGGGTCGTAGGGCTTGGCGATCAGGTCGTAGCCGCCCAGCGCCACGTCGTCGGCCACCACCGCATGGGCGGCGAAGCCCGAGGCCAGCAGAACCGGAAGGTCGGGGCGCAGGCGACGCGCCTCGCGCGCCAGCTCCGCCCCGTTCATGCCCGGCGGCATCACGATGTCGCTGAACAGCAGGTCCAGCGGCTCCGGCCCCTGCAGCACCGGCAGGGCCTCGCCCGCGCCGGACGCGCCGATCACCCGGTGGCCCCAGCTGCGCAGCAGGGCGCAGCCGTTCTCCAGGATGTTGTGGTCGTCCTCCACCATCAGGATCGACAGGCCGGGCCGGTCCGACGGCGGGCGGACGCTGCCGCCGCTCTCGTCGGCCAGACGGTCGGGCGGGAAATGGAGGGTGACGGTGGTGCCCTGCCCCACCCGGCTCGACAGGGTCATGGTGCCGCCATGCAGCTCCACCAGCCGGCGGGTCAGCGGCAGGCCCAGCCCGGCGCCCTCGGTCTGGCGGTTGGCCGGGCTCTCGACGCGGGTGTAGGCCTGCAGGACGCGGCCCAGATCCTGCTCGGGAATGCCGATGCCGGTGTCGCGCACCTCCAGCAGCAGGCCGCCGTCCGGCGCGGGGCCGGCGGCCAGCGAGACGGCGCCGCCGGAGGGCGTGTATTTGACGGCGTTGGACAGCAGGTTCAGCAGGATCTGGCGCAGGCGCCGCTCGTCGCCGCGCAGGAAGCGGGCGGCGGGATCCACCGTTGCCGAAAGGGCGATGCCGGCGCGGGCGGCGCGCGGGGTCAGCAGGCGGATGGCGAAGGTGGCGGCGGCGTCGAGATCGACCGGCTCGTCCTCCAGCACCAGCTGCCCGGCCTCCGCCCGCACATGGTCGAGGATCTCGTTGATCAGCTCCAGCAGATGCTGGCCGCTGTCGCGGATGTTGACGGCGAAGTCGCGGTAATGGGCGTTGCCGACCGGCCCCTCCGACTCCCGCGCGATCAGGTCGGCGAAGCCGATGACGGCGTTCATCGGCGTGCGCAGCTCGTGGCTCAGGCTCGCCAGGAACTCGGTCTTGCTGCGGCTGGCCGATTCCGCGGCCTGGCGGGCGTCCTGAAGCTCCGCCTCCATGATCTTGCGGGCGGTGACGTCG
Above is a genomic segment from Azospirillum humicireducens containing:
- a CDS encoding LysR family transcriptional regulator, yielding MFRKFVYLLALAREKHFGRAAESCHVSQPTLSNAIRQLEEELQVPIVERGQKFEGFTPEGMKVLEYARRIVGERDNLRHELLALAQGVTGHLRVGAIPSALPVVPHVLTPFTTRFPHIRSTVVSLSSREIQRGLDEFELDAAITYLDNEPLNNVRTLPLYTERYHLLARRDDLSDELIAEGAVAWETAAELRLCLLTPDMQNRRIADTAFRMTGRTVQPAMETNSIVTLYTIVRAGSCASIVPGQLLTFVPPHPDIVALPLVDPELSHVVGLAYADRDPPPPLAKALAVAAADADIAQRVAIGVAEAMIPWRVAIR
- a CDS encoding SMP-30/gluconolactonase/LRE family protein, encoding MTAGPAFTCVLDARARLGEGPVWSVEEQALYWVDIKGRALNRFDPASGTNHAMALPEEIGCVAPRKGGGFIAGLRSGLWQLDGEGRPVACLAANPEDQGASRFNDGKTDPAGRYLAGTLDEPKAGGKAHLYRYDRRGLAVLAGGLLTSNGLAFSPDGRTLYHADTPTFTVRRYRYDPATGAVSDGEVFVRLEPKDGDRGRPDGAAVDADGCYWTALYEGGRVARFSPEGRLLSEHPVPARCPTMVAFGGADLRTLYVTTASAGRPADELERLPQSGGLFAMTVDVPGLPVPPFDPAV
- a CDS encoding formate dehydrogenase subunit gamma, which translates into the protein MNASHPWSAERAMTIVEDNRHLRGALLPILHALQEEFGYIDEEAIPLLATELNLSRADVHGVVSFYHEFRREKPGRHIIKVCRAEACQSMGANALVDHIKKRLQVDFHGTTADGAFTLEPVFCLGNCALSPAVMIDENLHGRVSPDRFDELAAETRTNPQAHNQIPRAVSHSHKGHAQ
- a CDS encoding formate dehydrogenase beta subunit, with the translated sequence MSGHLITVFVPRDSAALSVGADGVAAAIRAEAAKRDMPVRIVRNGSRGMLYLEPLVEVETPEGRVAYGPVTAADVPGLFDAGFLTGGEHALGHGLTEEIPYFKKQERLTFARCGIIDPLSVEDYRAHGGFRGLENALAMSQAEIVKAVTDSGLRGRGGAGFPTGIKWNTVMQAKADEKFVCCNADEGDSGTFADRMIIEGDPFCLIEGMTIAAIAVGATSGYVYMRSEYPHATATLRHAIKLAYDEGWLGDNIHGTNRSFHLDVRVGAGAYICGEETAMLESLEGKRGMVRAKPPLPALEGLFGKPTVVNNVLSLCSVPIILDKGGEYYRDFGVGRSRGTLPFQLAGNIKNGGIVEKAFGITLHELLYDFGGGTITGRPIRAVQVGGPLGAYLPPSQFDLPKDYEAFAAQEAMVGHGGIVVFDDSVDMAQQARFAMEFCVAESCGKCTPCRIGSTRGMETLDKIIAGKNVDANLELLADLCDVMVDGSLCAMGGMTPYPVRSAVKHFPEDFRKKTHAVRVTHIAAE
- a CDS encoding response regulator is translated as MGAGIIIALAHGVGLLALVLLAYRYVLRRFGARRLPFALLSGLLFGVAAAVSMLDAYPLEGGVLIDLRNVMIGLAGLFGGWPAAMVAAAAAGGVRLWLGGMGSLTGLAGILLTALAAPLLARPLERRAAGNRGEGKGKGQGKGKGAYGFGLLALFGLAITPLTLLAFMLLPDPRLALRVLEETALPLTAFTALGIGLLGTMLAREHRRVDDENALAESAALFRAVFDSSADSLAIVRVGENGGFTLHSANAAALRAMGDRAADAAGKPLDSLLPPDLAAKAMADLQSCIDAGAPTRFEAQHTHQGVTRWWEVSQVPIRDCSGAIVMLSVGARDITRRHEAERAIRASEARYRLLARGVTDIIGRIGLDGVRNFCSEATRDSLGCAPIDLIGRPLVERVHPDDRAALSAGLAQLTPARPTLNTTYRLRHADGRWVWIEAAVRLVTDDWGAPQDYVSVERDVTARKIMEAELQDARQAAESASRSKTEFLASLSHELRTPMNAVIGFADLIARESEGPVGNAHYRDFAVNIRDSGQHLLELINEILDHVRAEAGQLVLEDEPVDLDAAATFAIRLLTPRAARAGIALSATVDPAARFLRGDERRLRQILLNLLSNAVKYTPSGGAVSLAAGPAPDGGLLLEVRDTGIGIPEQDLGRVLQAYTRVESPANRQTEGAGLGLPLTRRLVELHGGTMTLSSRVGQGTTVTLHFPPDRLADESGGSVRPPSDRPGLSILMVEDDHNILENGCALLRSWGHRVIGASGAGEALPVLQGPEPLDLLFSDIVMPPGMNGAELAREARRLRPDLPVLLASGFAAHAVVADDVALGGYDLIAKPYDPLELRDRLARLHPLVPSPPPAPPLAPPQPSAPPPPPIAETVPEAAPEAMPEPAAEPPAEPSIPLAALPSAATPGPAASAPGSLRILVAEDVEMNRLLAVTLLKQAGHSVSAVEDGAQAVAAAAAADGREPFDAILMDVNMPVMDGLEATRAIRAMPGPAGRVAIVALTANTFPDDIARCYEAGMDCHVPKPIDRVLLLTEIARCVASRRAVEAMGGGG